The DNA window GATAATCTAGTTTCTCAAAATCTCTAGTTCACTAAgcacaaaatataacaattgaCAAATATAAgtattcaaataatattttcgGAAAGTCTTGTCCAAAATGATACAGAATTACCTATGGATATTTGCATGTGGACACTTGTTCTAAAGTATGCAAAATTGGGTGCTCAGATATCCTTATCTCCAATTCCATCCATCCAGTTTATCACAAGCATTGTTTCTTCTCTCGAAGAGAGCGCAGTGATCTGCCCTGGGAATCTGTTCGGtagtataattttattttggggACAATCTCCATGTCTAGATTAAAACTACGTAAGAGTCCATGACCTTTTCACCTAGGCTATACGTGCAGACAAACCAGAGGGAAGAAGAGTACAGAGTACACCAATATGCTGCTACACCGTGGACCTTTGTTTCTGTGCTCTCCCCCCTATCCCGGCACATGGAGGAGGCTGCAATTTGCAGCGACGTGATCGATATAATAATGCAACTGCCGATGCTGCAATCGCCCAAGACAAATCTGCAGCGCTTTGCACAAACACAATTGCCCCAAAACGAAATCATTTTTTGATCAATCAAGCAGTTGACATACCGGTTACCTGTACACTTTCAGACACGGCGAATAATTCTTTGAACCGGACACAAAtcgttttctgttttttttccccgGCGAAAGAACATAATCGAATCGTGTCCGTGGAACGTGATGCGTGCGTTGGTTGGTCACCCCTCTCGTCTGTGTGAGAACTATCATTATTTTGTTTGTTAACTTGTGATATTGTGCCAATATAagtcctctattttttttatcttgggaATATTTGTGCTATCTAAACTAATGTAACACGCATGTGGACGGCTTCGCTCATGTCGGAGTAAGAGAAAATATGCACGCAAATGCACCTAAACCCAACACCAACAGGTACGTGAAGCTGGCACCCGACAATTCCCGAAATGACTTGACATGAAAAATTTTGGTGTTGTTCAGACAGTTTCAGATCCAAAAGCATCAGCCATTTGTTTGATTGTTCGTCGGCATAGTGCTCTTGGCCTTTCTCTGGTTGGCCTTTTGTGGAATGAACTTTCAGGATGTTTTTCCAGTGTCTGCGACGTAACACCCCCAACAGGTCAGGTTAGTTAGTACTCtctataatgtaagtcattctaatatttcccatatttatatttatgctaatatatctagatatatatatcaatatgaatatgaaaaatgctagaatgacttacgttGTGAAACGGAGTTAGTAGTAAAAAAGCaatctccctctctttctttccagtATAGCAGTGGCTTCTGCAAATGATAGTAATCCACTGTTCAGAACTGTAGGATACACGTACGGAGTAGAGTGTGTACTATGTGTTGCACAATGCAGAGCCATGAATGTGATTGCTGTTGTCTGTACATCATCCAGCTATCTGGAATAGTGTGGCGCCACGAGCTCGTCTTTATAGCTCTCTCGCCTATGGAGTATGGACAACTCACGGTCACGAGCAAGCAACCAATGGGACGAGAGAGAATGAGCTCCCCAATGAAGAGGGGCTGAGACAGTTGAGTGAGTGAATCATGCCCGTCCTCAACGCCTCATCATGGGCGCGTGGCTTCGCCATCAAATCCATCATGGTTTACATGGGAAAAACGCCGCAGAGGCCAGAGATACAGCCGAGTCCAAGCTGGTGGCCTTAACCTCTACTCCCTCCTCAGTCCaataatacaagggattttaagtttttatttctAACGTTTAattactcgtcttattcaaaaaattttgaaactattatttattttatttgtgacttactttattatccacagtactttaagcataacttttcattttttatatttgtaaaaaaaattaaataagacgaacggccaaacgttacaaacaaaaactcaaaatcccttatactgTGGGTCGGAGGGAGTACGAGTACAAGTGAGTCAGAATTTGTACAACTCTAGAGGCCCAAACTATCAATCCAGCCCAATCCATTTGCCAGATTCATGCCGTACAGTCTATGGACGCAATGCGGATTAACTTTATATCACTGACATATAAACATGTAACAAAGTGGATTAATATGTTATTAGTAACCCAAAGTTAGTGGCTTAAGGTAGAGGATATTGTTCCACAGTCTGTCCGTGAAATCACGCACCATGATAATAGTAGGTCGTGCCGTTTTAGTCGATCAAAATGCTACTCCAATGTGTTTCAGTATATTGCTATACCAGTGTTTCAGTAAGCGCCGGAGCGCAGCAAAAGTTCCAATGTGCTCCAATGTGCTTACGTATCTCTACAATTCTGCAGCACAAGGAGAGGTAAAGTAATTAACCTGAAAATTAACTAATTATCAAGGCTTTAGCATGAAGCGGtggtgctgccgctgccgcttgaCGTGAAGCTGACGCCGCTCATGGACCCTCCGCTGCCGCCCAGACCAGCCGCCTTCTCCTTGGCCGCCCTCCGGATGTCGGCTTCCCGGCGGTCGGCGAAGGACAGGAAGGACTGGAGCTTGCTGCgccgggagagggagcggctgccgtcGCTGGCGGACGGCTGCAGCGCAGCGGggtcctcctccgcggcgtggCGGGAGTACTGGTAGAAGAGGTTGCAGGCGTGTATGGCGAGGGCGAAGATGCAGGCGAGGCCGCAGATGAGGAACAGCGCCGAGAAGCTGTACACGTCCAGCCGGTCCGGATCCTGATCCAGCTCGCTGGCCTGCGACATGGACGACATGTCGCTCGCCAGCCACTTGTCGTGGATCCTCTGCAGGTCGCCGTTCTCCGACAGCTCCAGGATCGCCGTCGACAGGTCCACTGACAGCGGCGAGTCCCTCGGGAACGCCTAACAATAATCGTACACACGTTTTGCAtgagatgagaaaaaaaaaagcatggaaCTCACTATCAAAAGGAAAGTGTTTTCATCTCCCCGAAGATATCAATCATTTCTTgcatatcatctaaatagttataaaaaaatatttttttaataatatagattTATAAAACATATCACTCTAGAATAATGCAAGTGTAAATTCAACCTCTGcaagttataataaaataacaaacttatctaaaaaaataataataaaacaacaaGTATAACTACGAACAATAACAAGTATAATTGCAAGTATGTtaactatttttagtttaatttgtttcttttgaacTTGAAGTGATCAAATTTAACCATGggtgttattaatttttttaaaaaaacttaatggttatttagttgacatgtaagaaaaaaatgtaagaaaAGATAGATGTCCCCTGAATTAGATAATCCATCTCCCACTGTCAAACTgtgagagaaaaaagaggagaacTCACGAAGCCCCAGCCGCTCTTGGTGAACTCGGAGCCCACGACGGCGAACTTTGGGTTCTGATACAAGAAGAGCTCAATGTACGGGCGCTCGTCGACGATGGCCGCAACGCCTCCTTTGCTGGGGCCAAGGTCAAGTGCCTTCTTGTACTCCTCTGGTGAGCCGAGCGCCTTAAGCCTCGAGTGGGCAACGCCGAGCTCCTGGGCGAGGTAGTTCTCCGCGAAGGACCCGACCTGAAACCCGATGGGAACGTCGCTGGTGATCAAGCTATCGATCCCGGTGATCGGCGACGTGAGCTGCTGCACGGTGAGTATGGAGGTCAGGCTGGCAGTGTAGCTCGACTGGATGATCAGAACGACGAACAGCCATATGATGATCACGAAGCGGCCGAGAGTGCTCCTGGTGTCCTCTCCTGTATAAACATAGAAGAAAGAGTAGCTCCTATGAGCTGGAAAATTCCATCATGGTTATTGAAAATGTCGAGAATGTGATAAGCTGTGCGTTTCACTCACTGTGTGCGAAAAACAGAGTTGAGAAACTGAACCTGCAAAGTAAGTAGAACATGAAGTGTCAGGCAAATAAAACCAGTTCATCGTCCAAGAATCTGGATAATGGTGACAGAAAACATGGAATGATATTTGCAGGAATTGTACACGCGATAAATACAAACTGACGAAATTATAGCCTTACCAGAACACAGTAATAAGCTGTTTCGCAGGAGGGCCACGGAATTCATCATTGATTCTATGTTCAAGCATCCAAACTACTGTCCCTATGATAAGAAAGAACAGTCCAGTGACGGTCCACATCTTGATCGTGAATGGCTGCAGAAAGGCCCATCCACCCGAGTTCTGCCTCTTAACAGAGGTAAGGACCACAAGCCCAGACGACACATATGGCTGAGTGAAATCAACAACCTTTGTTCGATTTGTGACGATAGCTACATCGCCTACCACAGCATCAAAGTCCTAGCCATGAAAGATACACATAAACCAATCAATCATAAGCTGATAAGCATGATGCAAGTTTCAGAATTAGGACTTACATCTGTTATAATTTTATTGATAAGCTCCGAATAGCTTGGATTCTCCCTGTTGTTCCCAAAAGGTACAAACCTATACGGAACTGGATATGCTAACAAGTTTATTGCAGCGACAAACACATCAATACAGAGTCCCCGCACCATTCCAGTTTCACTATCAACTGATACAAATTGACGGTAACTTACCCTATCGGGAACTCCAATCTTTATCTCATTTCCATTGTTAGGAAAAACCCATCCCCGAGGCTTATTTATAGTCTCACCTGGCCAGATCACATCATGAAGTTTTTGAGTTTCTCTAGTACGATTTGCTGGTTTCTTGTAGAGAGTCTCAGGAGATATAACTGATAGCCCAGAATAGTTGGACCAGTAACCAACTGTCCGCAAACCAGATCCTACTATGCTGACAATGTCATATGCAGGCTGGATAAGATTACCACCTGAATCAAATTTTACTGGGCCAGTTGCACCCAAGAAGTCTACCTGGTGGATTTTTTCTAGTAGCAGCTGTCCGCCGTCAAAGACACTCAATGCTTCCAAATTCAACCCTCTTCCTGAAATTTCATTTAGTTTGGGGTCAGGAGAGAAAGAAATGTTTCCGCCACTATTGAAAAATGCATCCAGCGCATGAGCAAGCATCCAGACAGTATCATAAGCATACAGGCCATAAGTACTAAGCAAGAATCTGCTGTGACCACTATCCTCCTTAAGCAATTCACTCCATTTTGAAGACAACATACTcttccttctggtattttcagtGTGGTGACGCAATGTAAGAACACCCTGCATTGTGCTCAGTAATCCAATGTCGAGATGTACCGATGGATCAAGGTATGAAGTGAGCCAATCTGTTGCAATCCACGCATACCCATTGGATACCATGCCAAGTTTGAGTGCTTGTTGGAAAACCACAAGTCCAGAGTCGGGATTCGCATGCAGGATGATGACCCGAGACTCCATCATTGCAACCTTGATCAGCACATCAGCTATTTCATTGTTGCTTGCTCCTGGCCTAAATGGAGCTTTATACAGGATCTTAGATCGCCTCTTGGAAAGTTCATCGCCTAAAGAGGATATTGCATTTCTTCCATAATCATTATCCACAAATATGGTTGTCACTTGCTTCCACCCATAATACTCAACTAAGTCAGCAACAGCAGTCATTTGAAATTGATCACTGACGGTAGTCCGCACAAAGAACGGATACTCAAGTGACGAAAGAGTTGGATCAGTTGCAGAAAAGGACATCAGAGGTACGTGGAGTTCATTTGCAAGATGAGAAAGGACATGGGCGGTGGTAGAAGACAATGGGCCGATGATTGCCACTGTATCTTTCTCCATGAATTGCAAGGCTGACAAatgcaaagaagaagaagaaactagTTATGTTTTATACCATGTGGTAACATAAGTCCGCTTGACTGAGTGGCAGAAAAAGCACGAATGGATTACCTTGCACAATGCCAAGAAAGCGATTGCAACTGGAATCATGCATATGAAGATCCAGCTTTGTTCCCGGAAGGATATTCGAATCATTGTTGATGTCATTGACAGCAGCAAGGACGGCAACTGCGGCAACTCTCCCAATTGTTGAATTCCTTGCGAACTGAGCTCCAATTCTCACTGCATCGGGCCTCCCAGAGATGTTTTGGCTTTGTGCGCAGGAACACAGACAACAGAAAATACTGAACAGATAGAAAATGAACTTCATGGTGACAAAGTGACCTAGAGGATTAATGTAGTGCTCTTTTGGAATTCATCCTTCAACGTAACAACGCACATGCTGGAATAACCGAGGAAAAATTCCTGACGATGCCTGTTAAGCACAGGTATAGCGTTACAGATTAGAAAGCGAGAATACCAGGTTACAGAGGAGCACaaatcattaaataaataaGAACTGAGGTCCAACAGGCAACAGAACCAAAAGGGACATTCCTCGAGAAAA is part of the Oryza glaberrima chromosome 4, OglaRS2, whole genome shotgun sequence genome and encodes:
- the LOC127770921 gene encoding glutamate receptor 3.1 → MGRSSSATAAGSKKRRSKTGALTLGEVKTLGEELLSSRANLNHAPTLLALLSPSAPLDLALEALISLQSFFVPLLPSIPSAAATAAAAAGDADPELVFRSWLRKRFDELVAALVELTVSPHSDDAIRDLALDALMDFVKLGKDGRFQSAIYHKFIHNLIHATDSIDPLLELLGPKYFIYTDVCYFTYTSLDKIASSIGNKATGSEKSGLHSGDDGPEDRGTIYVRNIYNTLAHIPALDFQESKFNMWSTVGLSSKGEKNSSEDCSATYINKKLKSKFSKAWISFLKLPLPLDVYKEVLATIHKNVIPSMSNPAILCDFLTRSYDIGGVISVMALSGLFILMTQHGLEYPKFYDKLYALLTPAVFMAKHRAVFLQLLDACLKSSYLPAYLAAAFAKRLSRLTLSVPPAGALIIIALIHNLLRRHPSINFLVHWEIDANDSEIANEASQRKKVGADPFNNEETDPAKSGAMRSSLWEIDTLRHHYSPAVSRFVASLENDLTVRAKTTEMKITDFSSGSYATVFRDEVRRRIKQVPLAFYRTTPTCLFQESDFPGWTFRDQFKNMAETSVEGNGISTVDISNSSPAKRLRMETIPKEHYINPLGHFVTMKFIFYLFSIFCCLCSCAQSQNISGRPDAVRIGAQFARNSTIGRVAAVAVLAAVNDINNDSNILPGTKLDLHMHDSSCNRFLGIVQALQFMEKDTVAIIGPLSSTTAHVLSHLANELHVPLMSFSATDPTLSSLEYPFFVRTTVSDQFQMTAVADLVEYYGWKQVTTIFVDNDYGRNAISSLGDELSKRRSKILYKAPFRPGASNNEIADVLIKVAMMESRVIILHANPDSGLVVFQQALKLGMVSNGYAWIATDWLTSYLDPSVHLDIGLLSTMQGVLTLRHHTENTRRKSMLSSKWSELLKEDSGHSRFLLSTYGLYAYDTVWMLAHALDAFFNSGGNISFSPDPKLNEISGRGLNLEALSVFDGGQLLLEKIHQVDFLGATGPVKFDSGGNLIQPAYDIVSIVGSGLRTVGYWSNYSGLSVISPETLYKKPANRTRETQKLHDVIWPGETINKPRGWVFPNNGNEIKIGVPDRVSYRQFVSVDSETGMVRGLCIDVFVAAINLLAYPVPYRFVPFGNNRENPSYSELINKIITDDFDAVVGDVAIVTNRTKVVDFTQPYVSSGLVVLTSVKRQNSGGWAFLQPFTIKMWTVTGLFFLIIGTVVWMLEHRINDEFRGPPAKQLITVFWFSFSTLFFAHREDTRSTLGRFVIIIWLFVVLIIQSSYTASLTSILTVQQLTSPITGIDSLITSDVPIGFQVGSFAENYLAQELGVAHSRLKALGSPEEYKKALDLGPSKGGVAAIVDERPYIELFLYQNPKFAVVGSEFTKSGWGFAFPRDSPLSVDLSTAILELSENGDLQRIHDKWLASDMSSMSQASELDQDPDRLDVYSFSALFLICGLACIFALAIHACNLFYQYSRHAAEEDPAALQPSASDGSRSLSRRSKLQSFLSFADRREADIRRAAKEKAAGLGGSGGSMSGVSFTSSGSGSTTASC